The following are from one region of the Candidatus Hydrogenedentota bacterium genome:
- a CDS encoding ABC transporter permease, whose product MTRIISDFLPIAALIRRELISSLRQARYFYAVLVAVAAAAIVVFTMWPPDRPMPWQMRSASESLFILLGVTLGLGAAVTVPALAGSSIVSEREEETFELLAMTTARPWHVLLAKLVNSAGHYLLLVVALAPFAACAFFLVGMNTEVLWRTLLIVSTTALVCAAAGVLCSAKLKKSMAAVGVSYLAMLFILGLPVLLFLIVLELLGVSIADDFFDGVGMYTMPIISFVVAMGGGPGKSSATSSVVVCSFFNVFVAFVLLVVAHAAVYRNWGMSVDTAPGERTSPQERARGYLPARRFGINLNPLFLRERWYEYPLRGWMGVLQFWTPLGLAFSATSLIVLVRVVEGKNDAEAALVGWQFLEGMLLPLLMAALTANMFTKEHERQNLDALRMTLMRPLELLSGKLMASLRVAALLLAGAAVGSIPLFLFALVSALVPGGWNTLSVGEHVALAFIMFVECLAVTWIVTAFCSLVARRMSSALVMSYVLGAFMLGGIAILVIVVGEGLRLYDVDNWVGMFSPYFAYGLIFDSPTNMDSRLGWTMSHVLIAATILIFLAINARIFTSRHMQDK is encoded by the coding sequence GTGACGCGCATCATTTCAGACTTTCTGCCCATTGCGGCGCTGATTCGCCGCGAACTGATTTCCAGTCTGCGCCAGGCGCGCTATTTCTATGCCGTGCTGGTCGCGGTCGCGGCAGCCGCGATTGTCGTGTTCACGATGTGGCCGCCGGACCGGCCCATGCCGTGGCAGATGCGCAGCGCGTCGGAGAGCTTGTTCATCCTGCTTGGCGTGACGCTGGGACTGGGCGCGGCGGTGACCGTGCCCGCGCTCGCGGGAAGCAGCATCGTGTCCGAGCGCGAAGAGGAAACGTTCGAACTGCTCGCGATGACAACGGCGCGCCCGTGGCACGTGCTGCTCGCGAAGCTCGTCAACTCGGCCGGCCACTACCTGTTGCTGGTCGTGGCGCTCGCGCCGTTCGCCGCGTGCGCGTTCTTCCTGGTGGGCATGAACACCGAGGTGCTCTGGCGCACGCTGCTTATCGTTTCCACCACCGCCTTGGTATGCGCGGCCGCGGGCGTGCTTTGCTCAGCCAAATTGAAGAAATCCATGGCGGCCGTCGGCGTTAGTTATCTCGCGATGCTCTTCATACTTGGCCTGCCGGTGCTGTTGTTCCTTATCGTGCTTGAACTGCTGGGCGTTTCGATTGCCGATGACTTCTTCGACGGCGTCGGCATGTACACCATGCCGATCATCTCGTTTGTCGTGGCAATGGGCGGTGGACCGGGCAAGAGTTCGGCGACGAGTAGTGTTGTTGTTTGCAGCTTCTTCAACGTTTTTGTTGCCTTCGTGCTGCTCGTTGTCGCGCATGCGGCGGTCTACCGCAATTGGGGTATGTCCGTCGACACCGCGCCCGGGGAACGGACCTCCCCACAGGAGAGGGCGCGGGGCTACCTGCCTGCCCGGCGATTTGGGATAAATCTCAATCCGCTCTTTCTGCGCGAGCGGTGGTACGAGTATCCTCTGCGCGGATGGATGGGCGTGCTGCAGTTCTGGACCCCGCTTGGGCTGGCGTTTAGCGCGACCAGTCTAATCGTGCTGGTCCGCGTCGTCGAAGGCAAAAACGATGCAGAGGCCGCGCTCGTCGGTTGGCAATTCCTCGAAGGGATGCTTCTGCCACTGCTCATGGCGGCGCTGACAGCGAACATGTTCACGAAAGAGCACGAGCGTCAAAACTTAGATGCGTTGCGCATGACGCTCATGCGCCCGCTCGAATTGCTGTCGGGAAAGCTCATGGCGTCGTTGCGCGTCGCGGCGCTGCTGCTGGCGGGCGCTGCGGTTGGCTCCATACCGCTATTCTTGTTTGCATTGGTCTCCGCATTGGTCCCAGGCGGCTGGAATACGTTGTCTGTCGGGGAACATGTCGCGCTTGCGTTTATCATGTTCGTAGAGTGTCTTGCGGTGACGTGGATCGTGACCGCATTTTGCTCGCTCGTGGCGCGGCGCATGTCGTCCGCACTGGTAATGTCTTACGTACTGGGCGCATTCATGCTCGGCGGGATTGCGATACTGGTGATCGTCGTGGGCGAGGGACTGCGCCTGTACGATGTCGACAATTGGGTCGGGATGTTTTCCCCGTACTTCGCGTACGGCCTAATCTTTGACTCGCCAACGAACATGGACTCCCGCCTGGGCTGGACGATGTCGCACGTCTTGATTGCTGCGACGATTCTCATCTTCCTGGCCATCAACGCCCGCATATTTACTTCTCGCCACATGCAGGACAAATAG
- a CDS encoding PDZ domain-containing protein, which yields MSSRLSAAVLALCAAAPAIAQEFTAKQLQSFYDKVSPAVCIVNYSSNVTNPNTGEISKRNTRALGLIVSPKGLVMAHGHMQIENSEPFSIKISVGQGDNEKDYDGKLLTKPDDVNICLIEIVNDQDVSFPHVDFTPGPLNLGDPVALIGLMGDTLDFNRAIVVRRIGSVLEKPRKTLCLDERLLFGYVGSPVMDLAGRIVGVVGFDLSTQEGGDLYVRSGHPLVYQSELFAKYIANPPGESAAKNGSDGAFLGVFSQPLTDDLAEYWKLPTNGGIVISTVMPDSPASAAGLQPGDVIVNFNNIPVTFKLDREVANFTKLVRDAGAGTQVPVKLLRGGQPVEATVTLVERPKSARDAGEFEDTIFGLTVREITQDLRVVLNLGTDVEGVIVRRVKSGSWAQLGEMMPGVIIMNFGGHPVKSIEDFKAAVEKVAEAKPAEFTVFARVGARTGFFRLQPRWNTGN from the coding sequence ATGAGTAGTCGATTGTCCGCCGCCGTTCTGGCGCTGTGCGCCGCGGCGCCCGCGATTGCCCAGGAATTCACTGCGAAGCAACTGCAATCGTTCTACGACAAGGTGTCGCCGGCGGTGTGCATCGTGAACTATTCGTCGAACGTGACGAACCCGAACACGGGCGAGATCAGCAAACGCAACACGCGCGCGCTGGGCCTCATCGTAAGCCCGAAGGGCCTCGTGATGGCGCACGGCCACATGCAAATAGAAAACTCGGAACCGTTCAGCATCAAGATTTCCGTGGGGCAAGGCGATAACGAGAAGGATTACGACGGCAAACTGCTGACCAAGCCGGACGACGTGAACATCTGCCTGATCGAGATCGTCAACGATCAGGATGTGTCGTTTCCGCACGTCGATTTTACGCCTGGCCCGCTGAACCTGGGCGATCCCGTGGCGCTAATCGGCCTGATGGGCGACACGCTGGACTTCAACCGGGCCATCGTCGTGCGCCGGATTGGGTCCGTGCTGGAAAAACCGCGCAAGACTCTCTGCCTTGACGAGCGGCTGCTGTTCGGCTACGTGGGTTCGCCGGTGATGGACCTTGCCGGGCGCATCGTGGGCGTCGTCGGGTTCGACCTGTCGACGCAGGAAGGCGGCGATCTGTACGTGCGCAGCGGGCACCCCCTGGTCTATCAATCGGAACTATTCGCGAAGTACATCGCGAACCCGCCGGGCGAAAGCGCCGCAAAGAATGGAAGCGACGGCGCCTTTCTGGGCGTGTTTTCGCAGCCGTTGACGGACGATCTCGCGGAGTACTGGAAACTGCCGACCAACGGCGGAATTGTCATCAGCACGGTCATGCCGGACTCGCCGGCAAGCGCGGCCGGATTGCAGCCGGGCGACGTGATCGTGAACTTCAACAACATCCCCGTGACGTTCAAGCTCGACCGCGAAGTCGCCAACTTCACGAAACTCGTGCGCGACGCGGGGGCGGGCACGCAAGTGCCCGTCAAACTCCTGCGCGGCGGTCAGCCGGTCGAGGCGACGGTGACGCTCGTCGAGCGGCCGAAGTCCGCGCGCGACGCCGGCGAGTTCGAGGACACCATCTTCGGGTTAACGGTGCGCGAGATCACGCAGGACCTGCGCGTCGTGCTGAACCTGGGCACGGACGTGGAAGGCGTAATCGTGCGGCGCGTAAAGTCCGGGTCGTGGGCCCAACTCGGCGAGATGATGCCGGGCGTGATCATCATGAACTTTGGCGGTCACCCGGTGAAATCGATCGAGGACTTCAAGGCGGCGGTCGAGAAAGTCGCGGAAGCCAAGCCGGCCGAGTTCACGGTATTTGCGCGGGTCGGCGCACGTACCGGTTTCTTCCGCCTGCAACCGCGGTGGAACACCGGGAATTAA
- a CDS encoding trypsin-like peptidase domain-containing protein, translated as MKRIAVVAISCVVFAGCATVGASSDGAVIRAKNKVAPALVHIRPVKEVFSQGKREEVTVIGSGFIVSNDGYVVTNEHVAGESTLVRCVLYNKEEFDADVIGVDKYTDVAVLKLKSDRKDFAKVALATSKNLEAGQTVLALGSPQGLARSVSMGIISVTDRYLGGRDESIAPYNNWIQTDAAINPGNSGGPLVNLKGQVVGVNARRLGGADNVGFAIPIDIAKQVMDQIIANGQVTRSDIGVTFQETMSKTDDPKQQGVVIADVDPLSSGAEAGLTPGDVMLSVDGAPTNARFEEDLPAVRKLIADLPIDTQVAVKVQRGDEQKDIAVTTQALSDLRGKEIEFAEWGFTASQLTPAIVRRAQLSSSRGVLISGVQVGSVAGNAGLQQGDIALKFDGADIENLDAFAANVKERIASKTKLVLLQVKRGALTRFVIVKQGEPGPATTEQPANGENGNE; from the coding sequence TTGAAACGAATTGCAGTTGTCGCCATTTCATGCGTCGTTTTCGCGGGGTGCGCGACGGTGGGCGCGTCGTCGGACGGCGCGGTAATCCGCGCGAAAAACAAAGTTGCCCCCGCGCTCGTCCATATTCGCCCTGTAAAGGAAGTGTTCTCGCAGGGCAAGCGCGAGGAAGTCACCGTCATCGGCAGCGGGTTCATCGTGTCGAACGACGGCTACGTCGTCACAAACGAACACGTCGCGGGCGAAAGTACACTGGTGCGGTGCGTCTTGTATAACAAGGAAGAGTTTGACGCGGACGTCATCGGAGTGGACAAATACACGGACGTTGCCGTGTTGAAGCTGAAGAGCGACCGAAAAGATTTCGCGAAAGTCGCTCTCGCCACTTCGAAGAACCTCGAGGCCGGGCAGACCGTGCTTGCACTCGGAAGCCCGCAGGGCCTCGCGCGCTCGGTGTCAATGGGCATCATCAGCGTAACGGACCGTTACCTCGGCGGGCGCGACGAATCGATCGCCCCGTATAACAATTGGATTCAGACCGACGCGGCGATTAACCCCGGAAACAGCGGAGGTCCGCTGGTCAATCTCAAGGGACAAGTCGTCGGTGTGAACGCGCGGCGGCTCGGCGGCGCGGACAACGTAGGCTTCGCCATTCCCATCGACATCGCAAAACAGGTAATGGACCAAATCATCGCTAACGGGCAGGTGACGCGGTCGGACATCGGCGTGACCTTCCAGGAAACGATGAGCAAGACGGACGACCCGAAACAGCAGGGCGTCGTCATTGCGGACGTCGATCCGCTTTCATCCGGCGCGGAAGCGGGGCTCACCCCGGGAGATGTGATGCTGTCGGTCGATGGTGCGCCAACCAACGCCCGGTTCGAGGAGGACTTGCCTGCGGTTCGAAAGCTCATCGCCGATTTGCCCATCGATACGCAGGTGGCGGTCAAGGTCCAGCGCGGCGACGAACAAAAGGACATTGCGGTCACCACGCAGGCGCTGAGCGACCTGCGCGGTAAAGAAATCGAGTTCGCCGAGTGGGGCTTCACCGCGTCACAACTTACGCCGGCCATCGTGCGGAGAGCGCAACTCTCGTCGAGTAGAGGCGTCCTGATTTCGGGCGTCCAGGTCGGTTCTGTCGCGGGGAACGCGGGATTGCAGCAGGGCGACATCGCGCTGAAATTCGACGGCGCCGACATCGAAAACCTCGACGCGTTCGCTGCAAACGTGAAAGAGCGGATCGCGTCAAAGACGAAGCTCGTGCTGCTTCAGGTGAAGCGCGGCGCGCTGACGCGATTTGTGATTGTGAAACAGGGCGAGCCCGGGCCGGCCACGACCGAACAGCCCGCCAACGGAGAGAATGGAAATGAGTAG
- the ugpC gene encoding sn-glycerol-3-phosphate ABC transporter ATP-binding protein UgpC gives MARVELKNVCKTYQGGVHAVKDATFVIEDKEFVVLVGPSGCGKSTTLRMIAGLEDISSGEIHIDGKIVNDVAPKDRDIAMVFQNYALYPHMTVYKNMAFGLMLRHYAKSAIEERVREAARILSIEHLLDRKPKALSGGERQRVAVGRAIVRHPKVFLFDEPLSNLDAKLRVQMRAEINKLHNRLQSTMIYVTHDQVEAMTMGDRIVVMLGGVVQQIASPLELYNRPVNKFVAGFIGSPPMNLIEGNIAAENGTLQFRDDSGEIRLHVDAAHRAALDSYVGKRVIVGIRPEHFGENAAQSAHEGKSITTKVDVVEPMGSEIYLYLAAGKQILTARVNTEREPAVDSAYVLDVAMDKAHYFDPQSEKALR, from the coding sequence ATGGCGCGCGTAGAACTGAAGAACGTCTGCAAAACGTACCAGGGCGGCGTCCATGCCGTGAAGGACGCGACGTTTGTCATCGAGGACAAGGAATTCGTCGTGCTGGTGGGGCCGTCCGGGTGCGGTAAATCGACGACGCTGCGCATGATCGCGGGGCTCGAGGACATCTCCTCCGGCGAGATTCACATCGACGGCAAGATCGTGAACGACGTCGCGCCGAAGGACCGCGACATCGCGATGGTGTTCCAGAACTACGCACTGTATCCGCACATGACGGTGTACAAGAACATGGCGTTTGGGCTGATGCTGCGGCACTACGCGAAATCCGCGATCGAAGAGCGCGTGCGCGAGGCGGCGCGCATTTTGAGCATCGAACACCTGCTCGACCGCAAGCCGAAGGCCTTGTCCGGCGGCGAGCGCCAGCGCGTGGCGGTTGGACGTGCGATCGTGCGGCACCCCAAGGTATTCCTGTTCGACGAACCGCTGTCGAACCTCGACGCGAAGCTGCGCGTGCAGATGCGCGCGGAGATCAATAAGCTGCACAATCGCCTGCAATCGACGATGATTTACGTCACGCACGATCAGGTCGAGGCGATGACGATGGGCGACCGGATCGTGGTGATGCTCGGCGGGGTCGTGCAACAAATCGCAAGCCCCCTCGAACTGTACAACCGGCCCGTCAACAAATTCGTAGCGGGCTTCATCGGCAGCCCGCCGATGAATTTAATCGAAGGGAACATCGCCGCGGAAAACGGCACGCTCCAGTTCCGCGACGATTCGGGGGAAATTCGGCTGCACGTCGACGCGGCGCACCGGGCCGCCCTCGATTCGTATGTTGGCAAACGGGTGATCGTGGGAATTCGGCCGGAGCACTTTGGCGAGAACGCCGCTCAGTCGGCGCACGAAGGAAAGAGCATTACGACGAAGGTGGATGTGGTCGAGCCGATGGGTTCGGAAATCTACCTGTATCTGGCCGCGGGCAAACAAATTCTTACCGCGCGGGTGAACACGGAGCGCGAACCCGCCGTCGACAGCGCCTACGTGCTCGATGTGGCGATGGACAAAGCGCACTACTTCGATCCGCAATCGGAGAAGGCGCTCCGGTAG
- a CDS encoding tetratricopeptide repeat protein, with protein MGALLVAITVLTGCVTGAGVDVQRPASEGEADAYTHFLAGVILERQGKAEAAIDEYQKAADLMPESYELNWRLLRTYIDSNEYAKAQKTCDRLLKADDDNVRLWIVMGTIQQELGNQEAASEAFERALALNPQNEEEFGWLIDAGDRSMDWVTSIQVLEKLVELTPDKAEWQAALGMHLSRINDGDGARKAFERALQLKPEMNEIRLQLGLACLQLDADEAAVANLRAYLAATPESARAGELLAGALCRTGNYTEAVAELAKFEEARKQDAGLNLEYVYALLRAGQARTAADLTAPEGTPILSTLFKAVARKHAGDPYRPLLDTLDEVEGDIDEECSGLLGTLLFFFGEKDAGEYIISEMQALRSEGVASMRVDIVLARALMALERYAEAEEILAKVSEAHPDEKYPHLYLSTVYDELDRFRDAERHLRRCLELNPEDAEAMNNLAYLYAEKDTRLDEAEKLLKRALEITPNSGYYLDSLGWVYYRRGDADKAIEYIRRAIVAMDHDDAILRDHLGDAYLLKGDKRRAVAEWRRARRLDPKLEGVQEKLDKHEKKLDKVS; from the coding sequence ATGGGCGCACTGCTCGTTGCGATTACGGTACTCACCGGTTGTGTCACGGGGGCCGGCGTCGACGTGCAGCGGCCCGCCTCGGAAGGCGAGGCCGACGCGTACACACATTTTCTGGCGGGCGTAATTCTCGAACGCCAGGGTAAAGCGGAAGCAGCCATTGACGAGTACCAAAAGGCCGCCGATCTCATGCCCGAATCGTACGAGCTGAACTGGCGGCTGCTGCGCACCTATATCGATTCGAACGAGTACGCAAAGGCACAGAAGACCTGCGACCGCCTGCTGAAGGCCGACGACGACAACGTGCGCCTGTGGATTGTCATGGGAACGATCCAGCAGGAACTCGGGAATCAGGAGGCCGCTTCGGAAGCGTTCGAACGCGCGCTCGCGCTGAATCCGCAGAACGAGGAAGAGTTTGGCTGGCTGATCGACGCCGGCGATCGCTCGATGGATTGGGTCACCTCGATTCAGGTCCTCGAGAAACTCGTAGAACTTACGCCCGATAAGGCCGAATGGCAGGCGGCCCTCGGCATGCATCTGAGCCGTATCAATGACGGCGACGGCGCGCGCAAGGCATTCGAGCGGGCGCTGCAACTTAAGCCCGAGATGAACGAGATACGCCTTCAACTTGGTCTGGCGTGCCTTCAATTGGATGCCGACGAGGCCGCGGTGGCCAACCTGCGCGCCTACCTTGCCGCTACACCGGAAAGCGCGCGAGCCGGCGAATTGCTCGCCGGCGCGTTGTGCCGCACCGGCAATTACACGGAGGCCGTCGCCGAACTGGCCAAGTTCGAAGAAGCGCGCAAGCAAGATGCCGGCCTAAACCTCGAATACGTCTACGCGCTTCTCCGCGCGGGTCAGGCGCGCACCGCCGCCGACCTCACCGCGCCGGAGGGTACTCCCATTCTCAGCACGCTGTTCAAGGCGGTCGCACGCAAGCATGCCGGCGACCCGTATCGGCCCCTGCTCGACACGCTTGACGAAGTCGAAGGCGATATCGACGAGGAATGCAGCGGCCTGCTCGGGACGCTGTTGTTTTTCTTCGGAGAAAAGGACGCGGGCGAATACATCATCTCGGAAATGCAGGCCCTGCGCTCGGAGGGGGTCGCCTCCATGCGCGTGGACATCGTCCTGGCCCGCGCACTCATGGCGCTCGAGCGGTACGCCGAAGCGGAAGAGATTCTCGCGAAAGTCTCCGAAGCCCACCCGGACGAAAAGTATCCGCACCTGTACCTGTCTACGGTGTACGACGAGTTGGACCGGTTTCGCGACGCGGAGCGTCACCTGCGGCGTTGCCTCGAACTTAATCCGGAAGATGCCGAGGCGATGAATAACCTCGCGTACTTGTACGCAGAGAAGGACACGCGTCTTGACGAAGCCGAAAAACTCCTCAAACGCGCGCTCGAGATAACGCCCAACAGCGGCTACTACCTCGACAGCCTCGGCTGGGTCTACTACCGCCGCGGCGACGCCGACAAGGCCATCGAATACATCCGCCGCGCCATTGTCGCGATGGACCACGACGACGCCATCCTTCGCGATCACCTTGGCGACGCGTATCTGCTGAAGGGCGATAAACGCCGCGCCGTCGCCGAATGGCGCCGGGCCCGCCGCCTCGATCCCAAGCTCGAAGGCGTGCAGGAGAAGCTCGACAAGCACGAGAAAAAGCTGGACAAGGTGAGCTAA
- a CDS encoding ribonuclease HII codes for MKSAARVRSQIDVNALWQFEREMTALGFARIAGVDEAGRGPLAGPIVAAAVVLAHPVEGLNDSKLLTEPQRVALYAQLTEGAHTIGCAIISSEQIDERGIQQANYGAMTDAVLQISPLPDYLLVDGFKIPGCAVPHLRIVKGDRRSQSIAAASIIAKVTRDRLMLAFEEQFPGYGFAKHKGYGTAEHLDAIRRLGPSPIHRRSFAPFSVQLDTAPLF; via the coding sequence ATGAAGTCAGCGGCGCGGGTCCGATCCCAAATCGACGTAAACGCATTGTGGCAATTCGAGCGCGAGATGACGGCGCTCGGGTTTGCACGAATCGCCGGTGTGGACGAGGCGGGGCGCGGGCCGCTCGCGGGGCCGATCGTCGCGGCGGCTGTGGTGCTCGCGCACCCCGTTGAAGGCCTAAACGACTCGAAGCTTTTGACCGAACCGCAGCGCGTAGCGCTCTATGCGCAGCTTACCGAAGGCGCGCACACAATCGGTTGCGCAATCATTTCGTCGGAGCAAATCGACGAGCGCGGCATCCAACAAGCCAACTACGGCGCCATGACCGACGCCGTGTTGCAGATATCACCGTTGCCCGACTATCTGCTTGTTGACGGATTCAAGATTCCCGGGTGCGCTGTGCCGCATTTGCGTATCGTCAAAGGCGACCGCCGCTCGCAGTCCATCGCCGCCGCAAGCATCATTGCGAAGGTCACACGCGATCGCCTCATGCTGGCGTTCGAGGAGCAGTTCCCCGGCTACGGCTTCGCCAAACATAAAGGCTACGGCACGGCGGAGCATCTCGACGCGATCCGCCGTCTCGGCCCAAGCCCGATCCATCGCCGCAGTTTCGCGCCGTTTTCCGTCCAACTAGACACCGCCCCCCTGTTTTAG